A genomic window from Chlorobium phaeobacteroides DSM 266 includes:
- a CDS encoding L,D-transpeptidase family protein yields MPFISIITYFLVCLAFSPVKQESRQQLQSDSSAQALQTKKTDLSPVAEQIRCHFEKVQGIAPSDAVRQTFNNRLALFYTAREFKPVWTKQTMAAELISAIDKAEQHGLIPADYHSTEIRYFSENPPLTPQLQARYDLLLSDAFLTLAYHLRFGKVLPESLDPDWNVNRTLAKSALEFRLQQAIAAERIAGLLDELSPRHPGYERMKKGLAHYRVIVKTGGWQKVTEGKKIKEGDRDNRVRQIRRRLQESGDLVFRSADTSRVFSKAMADAVVRFQKRNGLSVDGAAGAETIREMNISAAERIEQIRINMERYRWFIGDLEQRAVLVNIPGFTLQYIDNGQPRWETRVIVGKTGRETPLFKADMQYIVFNPQWVIPPTILAKDALPGIRKSRSYLYSRNLKVIDRNGRVVDPATVNWSQYTAANLPYRLQQTAGDHGSLGRIKFMLPNKHIVYLHDTPHKELFQKSTRNFSSGCIRVQNPLELAELVLQDSVKWNSDAINAAIKTGKTSNVNLPKHIPVYLLYLTAFPQDDAIHFRGDVYNRDNDVLKALNKSLPEFKTESCGL; encoded by the coding sequence ATGCCTTTTATTAGTATTATTACTTATTTTCTCGTTTGTCTCGCGTTCAGTCCGGTTAAACAGGAGTCTCGTCAGCAGTTGCAGTCTGATTCTTCAGCTCAGGCTCTGCAGACGAAAAAAACGGATCTCAGTCCTGTTGCTGAGCAGATTCGCTGTCATTTTGAAAAAGTTCAGGGTATCGCTCCATCAGATGCTGTTCGTCAAACCTTTAACAATCGCCTTGCTCTTTTTTATACAGCAAGGGAGTTTAAGCCGGTCTGGACAAAACAGACCATGGCGGCAGAGCTTATAAGCGCAATCGATAAAGCTGAGCAGCACGGTTTGATTCCTGCCGATTATCACAGCACAGAGATCAGGTATTTTTCCGAAAATCCGCCTTTAACTCCCCAACTGCAGGCACGGTATGATCTGCTTTTGAGCGACGCGTTTCTTACGCTTGCCTACCATTTACGATTTGGAAAGGTTTTGCCTGAAAGCCTTGATCCTGACTGGAATGTGAACCGTACTCTTGCAAAAAGCGCGTTGGAGTTCAGACTTCAGCAGGCTATTGCTGCCGAAAGGATTGCCGGTCTGCTCGACGAGCTTTCTCCTCGTCATCCGGGTTATGAAAGGATGAAAAAAGGATTGGCGCACTATCGGGTCATTGTGAAAACAGGTGGGTGGCAGAAAGTGACCGAGGGGAAAAAAATTAAAGAGGGTGATCGTGACAACCGTGTGCGGCAGATTCGCAGGCGTCTTCAGGAGTCCGGCGACCTTGTTTTCCGCTCAGCAGATACCTCCAGAGTGTTCAGCAAAGCCATGGCTGATGCTGTTGTCCGGTTCCAGAAACGAAATGGTCTCAGTGTTGACGGAGCTGCCGGAGCGGAGACGATCAGGGAGATGAACATTTCGGCAGCGGAGCGTATCGAGCAGATTCGTATCAATATGGAGCGGTACCGCTGGTTTATTGGTGATCTCGAGCAGAGAGCTGTTCTGGTGAATATTCCGGGATTTACGCTGCAATATATTGATAATGGTCAGCCTCGCTGGGAAACCAGAGTCATTGTCGGCAAAACGGGACGTGAAACCCCGTTGTTCAAAGCCGATATGCAGTATATTGTTTTTAATCCGCAATGGGTAATACCGCCAACCATTCTTGCAAAAGATGCGCTTCCGGGTATTCGTAAAAGCCGGTCCTATCTCTACAGCAGAAACCTTAAAGTCATTGATCGCAACGGACGGGTAGTTGATCCGGCAACGGTCAACTGGTCGCAATACACGGCAGCTAACCTGCCATACCGACTGCAGCAGACTGCCGGAGATCACGGATCGCTGGGACGAATCAAGTTTATGCTGCCCAACAAACACATTGTCTATCTGCACGACACCCCCCACAAGGAGTTGTTTCAGAAAAGCACCAGAAACTTCAGTTCAGGCTGTATCAGAGTGCAGAATCCTCTCGAACTTGCCGAACTGGTGCTGCAGGACAGCGTCAAATGGAACAGCGACGCGATCAATGCTGCCATCAAGACGGGCAAAACAAGCAACGTTAATCTCCCGAAACATATTCCGGTCTATCTGCTCTACCTGACCGCTTTTCCCCAGGATGATGCAATTCACTTCCGGGGTGATGTCTATAACAGGGATAACGATGTTCTCAAAGCGCTGAACAAGTCTCTTCCTGAATTTAAAACGGAAAGCTGCGGCTTATAG
- a CDS encoding murein L,D-transpeptidase catalytic domain family protein encodes MIIFRLIAIVLFFVTAMPVPGFSLSVQKKPVPQQTPSFSLFPELQNKIDPKVFTMALAGYHSLKQQGKVARDGLLTIIDFNRPSVDERMFVIDINRGRLLYSGLVAHGSGSGENYAYSFSNQSGSHQSSLGFYTTGQTYDGRNGYSLRLLGMERGINDNAERRSIVIHGADYVSHDYIRRTGRLGRSQGCPAVSLDSYQEVIDLIKGGSCLFIYHNDVEYTSASSLLNPDIARFQAGYGGQS; translated from the coding sequence ATGATTATTTTTCGACTGATTGCGATAGTGCTGTTTTTTGTTACAGCTATGCCGGTACCAGGTTTTTCTCTCTCCGTTCAGAAAAAACCGGTACCGCAACAAACCCCCTCTTTTTCTCTTTTTCCTGAACTGCAAAACAAGATTGATCCAAAAGTTTTCACCATGGCTCTTGCCGGATATCACTCCCTCAAACAGCAGGGGAAGGTTGCCCGCGACGGCTTGCTGACTATTATCGATTTTAACAGACCTTCGGTTGATGAGAGGATGTTTGTTATTGATATTAACCGGGGCAGGTTGCTCTATTCCGGACTTGTCGCTCATGGCAGCGGCAGCGGTGAAAACTATGCCTACAGTTTTTCCAACCAGTCGGGTTCCCATCAGAGCAGTCTCGGTTTTTATACGACAGGTCAGACCTATGACGGCAGAAACGGTTACTCTCTCAGGTTACTCGGTATGGAGCGCGGCATTAACGATAATGCTGAACGAAGAAGTATCGTGATTCATGGTGCTGATTATGTTTCTCATGATTATATCAGACGAACAGGACGGCTTGGCAGAAGCCAGGGTTGCCCTGCTGTTTCACTGGATAGTTATCAGGAAGTTATCGATCTTATAAAAGGGGGGAGCTGCCTGTTTATCTACCACAACGATGTTGAGTACACCTCGGCATCTTCGCTCCTGAATCCTGATATCGCACGTTTTCAGGCTGGATACGGAGGTCAGTCGTAA
- a CDS encoding SIMPL domain-containing protein — protein sequence MKTRLLFVCIWLFVVMTGVSLHVQAEESQVVVSAAGTVSVKPDMAEFGVVVKSDAKNADKAAAETAGKYQAVQRSLRLAGIPLEDAPTASYTVSPRWEWDQSQGKSVLNGYSARHTIAVKVRNLASIGRAIDSVVQAGADEVQSIVFSSSRFETLRQQALATAVDNARKDAEIMAKAAGGRLGQLIEVSVSQPYNAGRPYMDAAVMRAAPAAAPPPTEVAPSEQDITVSVSSRWRFIGSSLR from the coding sequence ATGAAAACAAGACTGTTGTTTGTATGCATCTGGTTATTTGTCGTGATGACAGGAGTTTCTCTCCATGTTCAGGCTGAAGAAAGCCAGGTTGTGGTATCGGCAGCAGGCACGGTTTCCGTCAAACCGGATATGGCTGAATTCGGTGTGGTGGTGAAGTCTGATGCTAAAAATGCGGACAAGGCCGCCGCCGAAACTGCAGGGAAGTATCAGGCTGTTCAGAGATCGTTGAGATTGGCGGGTATTCCGCTTGAAGACGCTCCCACGGCAAGCTATACGGTATCTCCCCGCTGGGAGTGGGATCAGTCTCAGGGGAAAAGCGTTCTGAACGGTTACAGTGCACGTCACACTATTGCGGTCAAGGTGCGCAATCTTGCATCGATCGGTCGGGCTATTGACTCGGTGGTGCAGGCCGGGGCCGATGAGGTGCAGAGCATTGTTTTTTCATCAAGCAGATTCGAGACGCTTCGTCAGCAGGCGCTTGCCACCGCTGTGGACAACGCCCGCAAGGATGCCGAAATCATGGCAAAGGCAGCAGGCGGCCGTCTTGGCCAGTTGATCGAAGTCAGTGTGTCTCAGCCTTACAACGCAGGACGTCCGTATATGGATGCAGCGGTTATGAGGGCTGCGCCTGCAGCGGCACCGCCTCCGACAGAGGTTGCTCCTTCGGAGCAGGACATTACGGTGAGCGTGAGTTCGCGGTGGCGTTTTATAGGCTCTTCTCTGAGATGA
- a CDS encoding DUF2189 domain-containing protein encodes MAAFDFGIKVDPAPFDRQINEGYQVNISDYVRQGWEMFQKNIGEFIGFTLVVFVISALSARMNAFGSIIFSALAASLYAGYSIVAFKRLIGQEIQFSDFFKGFNYFLPLFLAGLASGLLVSLGIVLLVIPGIYLAVSYVFVTFLIIDHRMDFWQAMEISRKIITKEWFAVFGLALALFAINLLGVLALGVGLLVSAPVTACAAAIAYKDIVGLHASEW; translated from the coding sequence ATGGCTGCATTTGATTTTGGTATAAAAGTTGATCCGGCACCGTTTGATCGCCAGATCAATGAAGGGTATCAGGTAAATATTTCAGACTATGTCCGTCAGGGCTGGGAGATGTTTCAAAAGAACATCGGTGAATTTATCGGTTTTACGCTTGTTGTTTTTGTGATTTCAGCGCTGTCCGCAAGGATGAATGCTTTTGGTTCGATTATTTTTTCCGCTCTTGCGGCGTCACTCTATGCCGGCTATAGTATTGTTGCCTTTAAGCGGCTTATCGGTCAGGAGATTCAGTTCTCAGACTTTTTCAAGGGCTTCAATTACTTTCTTCCTCTTTTTCTTGCCGGCCTGGCCAGCGGTCTGTTGGTAAGTCTCGGCATTGTGCTGCTTGTCATACCAGGCATTTATCTCGCAGTGAGTTATGTGTTCGTTACCTTTCTGATTATTGATCACCGTATGGATTTCTGGCAGGCGATGGAAATCAGCCGCAAGATCATAACAAAGGAGTGGTTTGCCGTTTTCGGTCTTGCACTTGCCCTGTTTGCCATCAATCTGCTTGGAGTTCTTGCTCTTGGTGTCGGGTTGCTTGTCAGCGCGCCGGTTACGGCCTGCGCCGCGGCGATAGCCTACAAGGATATTGTCGGCTTGCACGCGTCTGAGTGGTAG
- a CDS encoding YukJ family protein — translation MPLKDGYGVLIGTMHSCLCDQSHQKGSYYHCNLKVRVGRSLFRCPIDLDSKQTADGVQWRVIKPEQRAYKKFLRYPDGWHELSSTPHSGALDYYRSKALKPTQACVDAVEYITVENGSDRFDHAESPWKNGTGVVAFGDLEPYLKKAVRVFVFGEPFRNGKGVHNIHQNQGDPPESRWAQENGIWQDGGVMVLEKNLVVTAFLCKFRTQRFF, via the coding sequence ATGCCCCTCAAGGATGGTTATGGCGTACTTATTGGTACGATGCACAGTTGTTTGTGCGATCAATCACATCAGAAGGGTTCTTATTATCACTGTAATCTGAAAGTAAGGGTCGGACGTTCGCTTTTTCGATGCCCTATCGACCTTGACAGTAAACAAACCGCAGACGGCGTACAGTGGAGAGTTATAAAGCCTGAACAACGGGCATATAAAAAATTCTTGCGTTACCCTGACGGGTGGCATGAGTTATCTTCTACCCCTCATTCCGGCGCGCTTGACTATTACCGGAGCAAAGCGCTGAAGCCGACACAAGCGTGTGTTGATGCAGTTGAATATATTACAGTCGAAAACGGCAGTGACAGATTTGACCATGCAGAATCTCCCTGGAAAAACGGAACAGGTGTTGTTGCATTTGGCGATCTGGAACCGTATCTCAAAAAGGCCGTACGGGTTTTTGTTTTTGGCGAACCGTTTCGGAATGGAAAAGGGGTTCATAATATTCATCAGAATCAGGGCGATCCGCCTGAAAGTCGCTGGGCGCAAGAAAACGGAATATGGCAGGATGGAGGCGTCATGGTTCTTGAAAAAAATCTTGTTGTGACGGCTTTTTTATGCAAGTTTCGAACGCAGCGTTTTTTCTGA
- the tkt gene encoding transketolase, which produces MPTEPIDLQTINTARVLAVDMVEKAGSGHPGMPLGAAPMAVVLFTKIMNHNPANPKWLNRDRFVLSAGHGSALLYALLHLTGYDLSLDDLKSFRQWESKTPGHPEYGVTPGVEMTTGPLGQGISTAVGMAIAERFCAKHLNCEELELIDYYTYVICGDGDLMEGVSSETASLAGHLKLGKLICLYDSNRISIEGSTTLAFTENVGQRFLAFGWHVEHFDGNDPDAVEKALLFAKTQKDRPSLLIAHTNIGFGSPNKQDSAAAHGEPLGSKEVILLKRGFGFPEEKTFEISDAVKEHLKTVKKKGSDLEERWNALRRTYTERFPAASEALEERLQNRLPEGWEKLLPGFDSSEKLATRQASKKVLDAICHKLPFLAGGSADLAPSCGTLLNGGIDFTPAHYNGANLRFGVREHAMGAIINGMALSQIIIPYGATFLVFSDYMKPALRLAALMKTHSIFIFTHDSIALGEDGPTHQPIEQLAMLRSLPGMVVLRPADANETKEAWKIALTARRPVCLIFSRQTLPVLDADRYPICSGVRKGGYILSEWNKEPQTPEQAAIIIATGAEVHTALEAQNRLAENGVSARVVSMPSTELFEEQPQPYRLGVLPENITNRVVIEAASSFGWHRYATDRGKIIGIDHFGASAPGNVTLEKFGFTASHIFDTVQSLLHTA; this is translated from the coding sequence ATGCCGACTGAGCCTATAGATCTGCAGACTATCAACACCGCAAGAGTTCTTGCTGTTGACATGGTTGAAAAAGCCGGTTCCGGCCATCCGGGTATGCCGCTCGGCGCTGCTCCAATGGCCGTCGTACTCTTTACAAAGATTATGAACCACAATCCCGCCAACCCGAAATGGCTGAACCGGGACCGATTTGTTCTTTCTGCCGGGCATGGCTCCGCCCTGCTCTATGCGTTGCTGCACCTGACCGGCTATGACCTCTCTCTCGACGACCTGAAATCCTTCAGGCAATGGGAAAGCAAAACTCCGGGACATCCGGAATATGGCGTGACCCCTGGCGTTGAAATGACTACCGGACCTCTTGGACAGGGAATCTCGACGGCTGTCGGTATGGCTATTGCCGAAAGATTTTGTGCCAAGCACCTCAACTGCGAAGAACTCGAGCTCATAGATTACTATACCTATGTCATCTGCGGTGACGGAGACCTTATGGAAGGAGTCAGCAGCGAAACGGCATCTCTTGCAGGTCATCTGAAGCTGGGCAAGCTGATCTGCCTGTACGACAGCAACCGAATTTCCATTGAGGGGTCAACAACTCTTGCATTTACAGAAAATGTAGGCCAGCGCTTTCTCGCCTTTGGCTGGCATGTGGAACATTTTGATGGCAACGACCCTGATGCTGTTGAGAAGGCTCTTCTTTTTGCCAAAACCCAGAAAGATCGCCCCTCACTGCTTATCGCACACACCAATATAGGATTCGGCAGCCCCAATAAACAGGATAGCGCGGCGGCTCACGGCGAACCGCTCGGAAGTAAAGAGGTGATACTGCTGAAGCGTGGGTTTGGATTTCCTGAAGAGAAAACGTTTGAAATTTCCGATGCTGTAAAAGAACACCTGAAAACCGTCAAAAAGAAAGGTTCCGATCTTGAAGAACGCTGGAATGCGTTACGGCGCACCTATACCGAACGATTTCCTGCTGCTTCCGAAGCTCTTGAGGAAAGACTGCAGAACCGCCTGCCCGAAGGGTGGGAAAAACTCCTCCCGGGCTTTGATTCCTCCGAAAAACTGGCTACCCGGCAAGCCTCGAAAAAGGTTCTTGATGCCATTTGCCACAAACTTCCTTTTCTTGCAGGCGGCTCGGCCGATCTTGCGCCCTCCTGCGGCACCCTGCTCAATGGCGGTATCGACTTTACGCCGGCACATTACAACGGCGCCAACTTGAGATTCGGCGTCAGAGAACATGCCATGGGCGCCATCATCAACGGGATGGCTCTTTCTCAAATCATCATCCCCTATGGAGCGACATTTCTGGTTTTCTCTGATTACATGAAACCGGCGCTCCGGCTTGCCGCTCTCATGAAAACGCACTCCATCTTTATTTTTACACACGACAGCATCGCTCTTGGCGAAGACGGCCCGACCCACCAGCCGATTGAACAGCTTGCGATGCTTCGATCTCTCCCCGGCATGGTGGTTTTGAGACCGGCTGACGCCAATGAAACAAAGGAAGCCTGGAAAATCGCTCTCACCGCGCGAAGACCTGTTTGTCTGATATTTTCAAGACAGACTCTTCCTGTACTCGACGCTGACCGTTATCCTATCTGTAGCGGCGTTCGAAAAGGAGGATATATTCTTTCGGAATGGAACAAAGAACCTCAAACGCCAGAACAAGCAGCAATCATCATCGCCACCGGCGCGGAAGTTCATACTGCTCTCGAAGCACAAAACCGGCTTGCGGAAAACGGCGTATCGGCAAGGGTTGTTTCCATGCCGTCAACCGAACTGTTTGAAGAACAGCCGCAACCCTATCGTCTCGGCGTGCTTCCCGAAAATATAACAAACAGGGTAGTGATTGAAGCCGCATCGTCATTCGGCTGGCACCGCTATGCTACTGATCGGGGGAAAATTATCGGCATCGACCATTTCGGAGCATCAGCGCCAGGCAACGTTACACTTGAAAAATTCGGCTTTACCGCATCTCATATTTTCGATACCGTACAATCGCTCCTGCATACAGCCTGA